In one window of Paraburkholderia phymatum STM815 DNA:
- a CDS encoding 2-hydroxychromene-2-carboxylate isomerase, with translation MTDGIDATQPLWFYDFVSPFSYLLLEQHDKWPELPFALTPVLLNDLYRHWRQRIAYDVPAKRIFTYRYALFRAEQLGIPFRMPPAHPFDSLKPMLLSVALGSDLHTVREIFRFIWRDGRDPSSDEGFAALCERLKVADGQALIEREATRAQLMRNSTDAIAIGVFGVPTFWLNKQLFWGEDALPMVLYCARTPNWLESKEVKRITSLPSGLPGA, from the coding sequence ATGACCGATGGCATCGACGCCACGCAGCCACTGTGGTTTTACGACTTTGTCTCACCGTTTTCGTATCTGCTGCTCGAACAGCACGATAAATGGCCTGAACTGCCGTTCGCGCTGACGCCCGTGCTGCTGAACGACCTGTATCGCCACTGGCGTCAGCGGATCGCCTACGACGTGCCCGCGAAACGCATTTTCACGTACCGGTATGCGCTGTTTCGCGCGGAACAGCTCGGCATTCCGTTCCGCATGCCGCCCGCGCACCCGTTCGATTCGTTGAAGCCGATGCTGCTGTCGGTCGCGCTAGGCTCGGATCTGCACACGGTGCGCGAGATCTTCCGCTTTATCTGGCGCGACGGGCGCGATCCGTCGAGCGACGAAGGCTTCGCCGCGCTGTGCGAACGCCTGAAGGTAGCGGATGGTCAGGCGCTGATCGAACGGGAAGCAACGCGCGCGCAACTGATGCGCAACAGCACCGACGCGATCGCAATCGGCGTATTCGGCGTACCGACGTTCTGGCTGAACAAACAGTTGTTCTGGGGCGAAGACGCGCTGCCGATGGTGCTCTACTGCGCACGCACGCCGAACTGGCTCGAATCGAAAGAAGTGAAGCGGATCACGTCGCTGCCTTCGGGGTTGCCGGGCGCTTGA
- a CDS encoding LysR substrate-binding domain-containing protein: MDEDTAASLDIWLVRVLRTLLVERSVTQTALRLNQTQPAISTALRKLRETLNDPILVRGKSGMVPTEYGESLLAAAQKVLRDVDFVATPHGDFDPARSRRTFRIAAPDYLNDFFMPTVIAQFRETAPHARLEIESLGPLFDHTCALDAGELDLVIGNWPKPDLRFERSDLFSDTVVCMMRADHPLAKAPLTRDAYLAAPHLAPAHYSGARGGAIDTGFARARASRRIVATLPYFGLVPQVLLQSDLIFTTTRRFALHYAAMLPLAVVDVPIPFPRIKCYQMWHPQPDRPSDIAWLRGLMAQVSDMLVAKKPRRARAAAKQATAEKKAGAASVPAAPAGGSGQ, encoded by the coding sequence ATGGACGAAGACACCGCCGCTTCACTCGATATCTGGCTCGTGCGCGTGCTGCGCACGCTGCTCGTCGAGCGCAGCGTCACGCAGACAGCACTTCGCCTGAACCAGACACAGCCCGCCATCAGCACTGCGCTGCGCAAGCTGCGCGAAACGCTGAACGATCCGATTCTCGTGCGCGGCAAGTCGGGCATGGTGCCGACGGAATATGGCGAATCACTGCTCGCCGCCGCGCAGAAGGTGCTGCGCGACGTCGACTTCGTCGCGACGCCGCACGGCGACTTCGACCCGGCACGCTCGCGGCGCACGTTCCGCATTGCCGCGCCCGATTACCTGAACGACTTCTTCATGCCGACCGTGATCGCCCAGTTCCGCGAGACGGCGCCGCATGCGCGGCTCGAGATCGAGTCGCTCGGTCCGCTTTTCGATCACACCTGTGCACTCGATGCGGGCGAACTCGATCTCGTCATCGGCAACTGGCCGAAGCCCGACTTGCGCTTCGAGCGCAGCGATCTCTTCTCGGATACCGTCGTGTGCATGATGCGCGCCGATCATCCGCTGGCGAAGGCGCCGCTCACGCGCGATGCGTATCTCGCCGCGCCGCATCTCGCGCCCGCGCATTACAGCGGCGCGCGCGGCGGCGCGATCGACACGGGCTTCGCGCGCGCGCGCGCGTCGCGCCGCATCGTCGCGACGTTGCCGTACTTCGGTCTCGTGCCGCAGGTGCTGCTGCAATCGGATCTGATCTTTACGACGACGCGCCGCTTTGCACTTCACTATGCGGCGATGTTGCCGCTGGCCGTGGTCGACGTACCGATTCCGTTTCCGCGCATCAAGTGTTATCAGATGTGGCATCCGCAACCGGACCGGCCAAGCGATATTGCATGGCTGCGCGGCCTGATGGCGCAGGTGTCGGACATGCTCGTGGCGAAGAAGCCGCGGCGCGCAAGGGCGGCGGCGAAGCAAGCGACGGCGGAAAAAAAAGCGGGCGCAGCCAGTGTGCCCGCCGCGCCCGCTGGAGGAAGCGGTCAGTGA
- the xdhC gene encoding xanthine dehydrogenase accessory protein XdhC, which translates to MMPVSSSVDMPVQIGRRSGHATKLPPPMHVVLFGAGHVGHALISLLGRLPCVVQWVDERDELFPDEVPANVQVEATDTPAAIVDEAPAGAYFLVMTHNHALDFALAERIMRRRDFTYFGMIGSKTKRVKFERRLIDRGVDSQRLFEMTCPIGVPGIVDKAPPSIAIAVCAELLQLRSQQISLADLASAQEADQIGA; encoded by the coding sequence ATGATGCCCGTTTCTTCTTCCGTCGACATGCCCGTTCAGATCGGCCGGCGCAGCGGCCACGCGACGAAGCTGCCGCCGCCGATGCACGTCGTGCTGTTCGGCGCGGGTCATGTCGGCCATGCGCTGATATCGCTGCTCGGCCGCCTGCCGTGCGTGGTGCAATGGGTCGACGAGCGCGACGAACTGTTCCCCGACGAAGTGCCCGCGAACGTGCAAGTCGAGGCGACCGACACACCCGCCGCCATCGTCGACGAAGCGCCCGCCGGCGCGTACTTCCTCGTGATGACGCACAACCACGCGCTCGACTTCGCGCTCGCCGAGCGCATCATGCGGAGGCGCGACTTCACGTACTTCGGGATGATCGGCTCGAAGACGAAGCGCGTGAAGTTCGAGCGCCGCCTGATCGATCGTGGCGTCGATTCGCAGCGTCTGTTCGAGATGACATGTCCGATCGGCGTGCCCGGAATCGTCGACAAGGCGCCGCCATCGATTGCCATCGCCGTCTGCGCGGAACTGCTGCAGCTGCGTTCGCAGCAGATTTCGCTTGCCGATCTCGCATCCGCTCAGGAAGCGGACCAGATCGGCGCGTGA
- the xdhB gene encoding xanthine dehydrogenase molybdopterin binding subunit, whose protein sequence is MNQQAEPFLKDAKELADFTQVHVSRPHESAHLHVSGRATYTDDIPELAGTLHAALGLSPKAHAKILSMSFDKVRATPGVVAVFTADDIPGHNDCAPIVKGDDPILADGVVQYVGQPMFIVVATSHDAARLGARRADIEFEELPAVLTAQQARAANQSVIPPMKLARGDAAAKLQRAVHREAGDMLLGGQEQFYLEGQISYAVPKDDDGMHVHCSTQHPTEMQHLVAHMLNVHSHNVLVECRRMGGGFGGKESQSSMFACCAALAAWKLLCPVKLRPDRDDDMMVTGKRHDFHYTYDVGYDDEGVIEGVSVDMTSRCGFSADLSGPVMTRAVCHFDNAYFLSDVSIDGFCGKTNTQSNTAFRGFGGPQGAFAIEYIMDNVARSLGKDSLDVRRRNLYGKTERNQTPYGQVVEDNVIHELIDELEATSDYRRRRAEVLEFNRNNEVLKKGLALTPVKFGIAFNVTHFNQAGALVHIYTDGSVLVNHGGTEMGQGLNTKVAQVVAHELGVSFSRVRVTATDTSKVANTSATAASTGSDLNGKAAQDAARQLRERLAEFAADKFGAGEVTAAQVRFAGDCALVGDAVVPFEEVIAKAYLARVQLWSDGFYATPKLYWDQAKLQGRPFFYYSYGAAVSEVVIDTLTGEMRVLRADALHDVGASLNPALDVGQVEGGFIQGMGWLTTEELWWNASGKLMTQAPSTYKIPTVNDTPPDFRVRLFKNRNAEDSIHRSKATGEPPLLLPFSVFFAIRDAVAAVGDYKVNPPLNAPATGEEILKAIRAVRASRAV, encoded by the coding sequence ATGAACCAGCAAGCCGAACCGTTCCTGAAAGACGCGAAGGAACTCGCCGACTTCACGCAAGTGCACGTGTCGCGCCCGCATGAATCCGCTCATCTGCACGTGAGCGGCCGCGCCACCTACACCGACGACATTCCCGAACTCGCGGGCACGCTGCACGCCGCGCTCGGCCTGTCGCCGAAAGCGCATGCAAAGATCCTGTCGATGTCCTTCGACAAGGTGCGCGCGACGCCCGGTGTCGTCGCGGTGTTCACGGCGGACGACATTCCCGGCCACAACGATTGCGCGCCGATCGTCAAAGGTGACGATCCGATTCTCGCGGACGGCGTCGTTCAGTACGTCGGCCAGCCGATGTTCATCGTCGTCGCGACGTCGCACGATGCCGCGCGACTCGGTGCGCGTCGCGCAGACATTGAATTCGAGGAACTGCCCGCGGTGCTGACGGCGCAGCAGGCGCGCGCCGCGAACCAGAGCGTGATTCCACCGATGAAGCTGGCACGCGGCGATGCAGCGGCGAAGCTGCAACGCGCGGTGCATCGCGAAGCAGGCGACATGCTGCTTGGCGGCCAGGAGCAGTTCTATTTGGAAGGACAGATCTCGTATGCGGTGCCGAAGGACGACGACGGCATGCACGTGCATTGCTCGACGCAGCACCCGACGGAAATGCAGCATCTCGTCGCGCACATGCTGAACGTTCATTCGCACAACGTGCTGGTCGAGTGCCGCCGGATGGGGGGCGGCTTCGGTGGCAAGGAATCGCAGTCGAGCATGTTCGCGTGCTGCGCGGCGCTCGCTGCCTGGAAACTGCTGTGCCCCGTGAAGCTGCGTCCGGACCGCGACGATGACATGATGGTGACGGGCAAGCGCCACGATTTTCACTATACGTATGACGTCGGCTACGACGACGAAGGCGTGATCGAAGGCGTGTCCGTCGACATGACGTCGCGTTGCGGCTTTTCCGCTGACCTGTCCGGCCCCGTGATGACGCGTGCCGTGTGCCACTTCGATAACGCATATTTCCTGTCGGACGTCTCGATCGACGGATTCTGTGGCAAGACCAATACGCAGTCGAATACGGCGTTCCGCGGGTTCGGCGGTCCGCAGGGCGCGTTCGCGATCGAATACATCATGGACAATGTCGCGCGCTCGCTCGGCAAGGATTCGCTCGACGTGCGCCGCCGCAATCTGTACGGCAAGACGGAGCGCAATCAGACGCCGTATGGGCAGGTCGTCGAAGACAACGTGATTCATGAACTGATCGACGAACTCGAAGCGACAAGCGACTATCGCAGGCGCCGCGCCGAAGTGCTCGAGTTCAACCGCAATAACGAAGTGCTGAAGAAGGGCCTCGCGCTGACGCCCGTCAAGTTCGGCATCGCGTTCAATGTCACGCACTTCAACCAGGCGGGCGCGCTCGTTCATATCTATACCGATGGCTCGGTGCTCGTGAATCACGGTGGCACGGAAATGGGCCAGGGCCTCAATACCAAGGTCGCACAGGTGGTCGCGCATGAACTCGGCGTGAGCTTCAGCCGCGTGCGCGTCACGGCCACGGATACGTCGAAGGTCGCGAATACGTCGGCGACGGCGGCATCGACGGGCTCGGACCTGAACGGCAAGGCCGCGCAAGACGCCGCGCGCCAGCTGCGCGAGCGACTTGCCGAGTTCGCGGCCGACAAGTTCGGCGCGGGCGAAGTGACGGCCGCGCAAGTGCGTTTCGCGGGCGACTGCGCGCTGGTCGGCGACGCTGTCGTGCCGTTCGAGGAAGTAATCGCCAAGGCGTATCTGGCGCGCGTGCAGCTGTGGTCCGATGGCTTCTACGCGACGCCGAAGCTCTACTGGGATCAGGCGAAGCTGCAAGGCCGGCCGTTCTTCTACTACTCGTACGGTGCAGCCGTGTCGGAAGTCGTGATCGACACGCTGACGGGCGAAATGCGCGTGTTGCGCGCCGATGCGCTGCACGATGTGGGCGCGTCGCTGAATCCCGCGCTCGACGTGGGGCAAGTGGAAGGCGGCTTCATTCAGGGCATGGGCTGGCTGACGACGGAAGAGCTGTGGTGGAACGCGAGCGGCAAGCTGATGACGCAGGCGCCGTCCACATACAAGATTCCGACCGTCAACGACACGCCGCCCGATTTCCGCGTGCGGCTGTTCAAGAACCGCAACGCGGAGGACAGCATCCATCGCTCGAAGGCGACGGGCGAGCCGCCGTTGCTGTTGCCGTTCTCGGTGTTCTTCGCGATTCGCGATGCCGTGGCTGCCGTCGGCGATTACAAAGTGAACCCGCCGTTGAACGCACCTGCGACGGGCGAAGAAATCCTCAAGGCGATTCGCGCGGTGCGCGCTTCGCGTGCGGTTTGA
- the xdhA gene encoding xanthine dehydrogenase small subunit encodes MSQPIRFYHRNAIREITDAPVTRTVLQYLREDARCTGTKEGCAEGDCGACTVVIGERNDAGGISFKAVNACIQFLPTLDGKALFTVEDLRQPDGSLHPVQEAMVECHGSQCGFCTPGFVMSMWSIYERHGHEHSCANKTVPNRADIANALTGNLCRCTGYRPIIDAAERMFQLAAPKAPIDVKSLAQKLATLERGETFHYEHDGQQFDAPRTVGALAQIKAAAPDTRILAGSTDIGLWVTKMMRDLGHIVYVGQIAEMQKIGVTDDWIEIGAAVTVERAYAELAKQYPELTEMWQRFASLPIRNAGTLGGNVANGSPIGDSMPGLIALGARVVLRGGDIERELPLEDLYLAYQKKDMAAHEFVVGLKVPARNAARQHFQFRTYKISKRFDSDISAVCAAFSFIADGETIREPRIAFGGMAATPKRATHAEAALADNDWHEATARIAMLALAKDYEPLSDMRATSDYRLEAAKNTLYRFWLETRPNDPLQKSALDVRAVLAAGADA; translated from the coding sequence ATGAGCCAGCCGATTCGCTTCTATCACCGCAACGCGATCCGTGAAATCACCGACGCGCCTGTGACCCGCACCGTTCTTCAATATCTGCGCGAGGACGCGCGCTGCACGGGCACCAAGGAAGGCTGCGCGGAAGGCGATTGCGGCGCGTGCACGGTCGTGATCGGTGAGCGCAACGACGCGGGCGGCATCAGCTTCAAGGCCGTCAACGCGTGCATCCAGTTCCTGCCGACGCTCGATGGCAAGGCGCTCTTTACCGTCGAAGACCTGCGCCAGCCGGACGGCAGTCTGCATCCCGTGCAGGAAGCGATGGTCGAATGTCACGGCTCGCAATGCGGCTTCTGCACGCCGGGCTTCGTGATGTCGATGTGGTCGATCTATGAAAGGCACGGACATGAGCACAGCTGCGCAAACAAAACGGTTCCCAATCGCGCGGATATCGCCAATGCGCTGACAGGCAATCTGTGCCGTTGCACCGGCTATCGCCCGATCATCGACGCGGCCGAGCGCATGTTCCAGTTGGCCGCACCGAAAGCGCCCATCGATGTCAAGTCGCTCGCGCAGAAGCTTGCGACGCTCGAACGCGGCGAAACCTTCCACTACGAACACGACGGGCAGCAGTTCGACGCGCCACGCACCGTCGGGGCGCTCGCGCAGATCAAGGCGGCCGCACCCGACACGCGGATTCTCGCGGGCAGCACCGATATCGGCCTGTGGGTCACAAAGATGATGCGCGACCTGGGCCATATCGTGTACGTCGGCCAGATCGCCGAGATGCAGAAGATCGGCGTCACCGACGACTGGATCGAAATCGGCGCCGCTGTCACCGTCGAGCGGGCGTATGCCGAACTCGCGAAGCAGTATCCCGAGCTGACCGAGATGTGGCAGCGCTTTGCGTCGCTGCCCATTCGCAACGCCGGCACGCTCGGCGGCAACGTGGCGAACGGCTCGCCCATCGGCGATTCGATGCCGGGCCTGATCGCGCTGGGCGCGCGTGTCGTGCTGCGCGGCGGCGACATCGAACGCGAACTGCCGCTGGAAGACCTGTACCTCGCGTATCAGAAGAAGGACATGGCCGCGCACGAGTTCGTCGTCGGTCTGAAGGTGCCCGCGCGCAACGCGGCGCGCCAGCACTTCCAGTTCCGCACGTACAAGATTTCGAAGCGCTTCGACTCGGATATTTCCGCCGTGTGCGCCGCGTTCTCGTTCATCGCGGATGGCGAGACCATTCGCGAGCCGCGCATCGCGTTCGGCGGGATGGCCGCGACCCCGAAGCGCGCGACGCACGCGGAAGCCGCGCTCGCCGACAACGACTGGCACGAAGCGACCGCGCGGATCGCGATGCTCGCGCTCGCGAAAGACTATGAGCCGCTGTCCGACATGCGCGCCACCAGCGACTACCGCCTCGAAGCCGCGAAGAACACGCTGTACCGCTTCTGGCTCGAAACACGCCCGAACGATCCGCTGCAAAAGAGTGCGCTCGATGTGCGCGCGGTGCTGGCGGCAGGCGCGGACGCCTGA